In Carassius auratus strain Wakin unplaced genomic scaffold, ASM336829v1 scaf_tig00214604, whole genome shotgun sequence, a single genomic region encodes these proteins:
- the LOC113092495 gene encoding tensin-2-like isoform X1 — MGCALSVDSCGDEPEPVPVTGSLRRERGKSRGNMRLTKAGKGEPHIFKEKTFKKKRQCGVCRQSVENLGSFCRVCKTATHKKCEAKISTACIPAQPSELRRGTSSSRHIQHLGSTKSLTHSKQRNTLPRSFSVDRVMDRVMERHYDFDLTYITERIICVFFPPLLEEQRYRLNLREVAAMLKSKHQDKFLLFNLSERRNDITRLNPKVHDFGWPDMHAPPLDKICAMCKVMENWLNSDPQHVVVLHCKGNKGKTGVIIAAYMHYSKISAGADQALSTLTMRKFCEDKVSSSLQPSQNRYIYYFGGLLSGAIKMNSSPLFLHHVLIPTIPNFQEDGGFFPFLKIYQSMQLVYTSGIYDVQGSGSRRLIVTIEPALLLKGDIMVKCYHRRVQSAERDSVFRLQFHTCTIHGAQLWFGKGELDEACSDDRFPSDATVEFVFSSGPEKIKGRASQRNDPAVSVDYNMNDPVVRWDSYENFNQRHQDSLEDIAHTHGPLDGSLYAQVKKRCAAGSTSLPYTNGSPARSSEERPSQLQSVSTDSGHSSVPPGQLDEPTRQAPPTQQEREELERLLGGIEGDGGRDRDRETAILDDCDSLPPERTGSLRLGRSCSCRVGYRSQRCAEPGCDGLHHLPNGYCLDRPTNTNGHTGAPSPGMPSVIGLCQHHSANPHQTLPPPDLLWDRQQSSQLYLHRTCTEGQSHHLCPYPSQEISPPPHSLNPRLLCRADEYIPYPHHHHSHPHHQKPSGPYHDVMMIDGLVTPSCPCRDCCLRREDFRTLHLDREEGIHWEREAELHRDIGLRRGREADMQRGAEIWDQESGLRRGREMPLQWDRDREAELQWEREQEAEYWHRRATVSPYGPHGHELPAFNVDPLPAGHPAYPEPSRSHSHAHLDLKYSSSSSGYQTPHQTCPCSPYQPSPSESRGYASDYQSESTSPLPPPSASCPGPVHHGSRPIDNQTDSHPQQYTSEATAWRSHITHGSLRRTHQDPHAPCSTPSDISGPPTPVHTSSPLQFQESPSLSVHEYDSRDVNSESSSAHSHNRTHPLALQSNSTSPGSRQAVLSSSQEIPEIHPFPATPTTAQNLSAPLTTHPAQQSSAEHCAPLTPPSESIQPQTNSSPTDATVPPTGVMVPQSTIKPAPTTDLSSHIPSESIPADLQSNGVSPSPEPDTTSASSVPASPQPPTGEHESSSSPEPPVPGFATLGRKLMLGSETSLPAGHSMDGSPSSTPTFPVSPVCCTPSPPPGSYSGCPTTSIPQPPLPEKRRPSGLPGSPNGRSGMLRGSMSHQPSGQHHVTFSPSVGELTMPAGQGEVVVEGEMGSRVSVKFVQDSSRFWYKPGISREQAIAALKEREPGAFLIRDSNSFQGAYGLALKVASPPPNVNNHSSKAGGDPLEQLVRHFLIETGPRGVKIKGCQNEPYFGSLSALVYQHSITPISLPCDLRIPDKDPIGEVVEVQPVSNMSTAADLLKQGAACNVLYLNSVETESLTGPQAIAKATGATMSRSPRPSATVVHFKVSAQGITLTDSQRRVFFRRHYPISSVTFSSVDPQDRRWTNSDSTTSKVFGFVAKKPGSVAENVCHLFAELDPEQPATAIINFINKVMLAPQRR, encoded by the exons TCTGCAAAACAGCTACTCATAAAAAATGTGAAGCCAAG ATCAGCACAGCCTGCATCCCAGCGCAGCCCTCCGAACTG CGAAGGGGAACGTCCTCCTCTAGACACATTCAGCATCTG GGCTCGACCAAGTCTCTGACCCACAGCAAACAGAGAAACACTCTCCCGAG gagctTCAGCGTGGATCGGGTGATGGACAGAGTGATGGAGAGACACTATGATTTCGATCTCACATACATCACAGAGAGGATCATCTGTGTCTTTTTCCCTCCTCTGCTGGAAGAGCAGCGGTACCGCCTGAACCTCAGGGAGGTGGCAGCCATGCTCAAGTCCAAACACCAGGACAAGTTTCTG TTATTCAATCTGTCTGAGCGAAGGAATGACATCACCCGCTTAAACCCAAAG GTTCATGACTTCGGCTGGCCAGATATGCACGCTCCTCCTTTGGATAAGATCTGTGCCATGTGCAAAGTCATGGAGAACTGGCTGAACTCTGACCCCCAGCATGTGGTCGTTCTGCACTGTAAG GGCAACAAAGGAAAGACGGGTGTTATCATTGCTGCCTACATGCATTACAGCAAGATATCAGCAGG GGCAGATCAGGCCCTCAGCACATTGACCATGAGGAAGTTTTGTGAAGATAAAGTGTCATCCTCTCTCCAACCCTCTCAGAACAG GTATATCTATTACTTCGGAGGCCTGCTCTCAGGGGCCATCAAAATGAACAGCAGCCCACTCTTCCTCCATCATGTCCTCATTCCTACCATCCCCAATTTCCAGGAAGACGGAG GTTTCTTCCCTTTCCTGAAGATCTATCAGTCCATGCAGCTTGTCTACACTTCTGGCATATA TGACGTGCAGGGCTCTGGGAGCAGACGGCTGATTGTTACTATTGAGCCTGCACTGCTGCTGAAAGGAGACATCATG GTTAAATGTTATCACAGACGGGTTCAGTCTGCTGAGAGGGACTCTGTGTTTCGACTGCAGTTTCATACGTGCACCATTCATGGTGCTCAGCTCTGGTTCGGCAAAGGGGAACTGGATGAAGCTTGTTCAG ATGACAGATTTCCCTCAGATGCCACAGTGGAGTTTGTGTTTTCATCTGGGCCTGAGAAAATCAAAG GGAGGGCGAGCCAGAGGAATGATCCAGCTGTCAGCGTTGACTATAACATGAATGATCCTGTGGTGCGCTGGGATTCTTATGAGAACTTCAATCAGAGACATCAGGACAGCCTAGAGG ATATCGCACACACACATGGGCCTCTAGATGGCAGCCTGTATGCACAAGTAAAAAAGCGTTGTGCTGCAGGCTCCACCTCCCTGCCTTACACCAATGGAAGCCCTGCAAGGAGTTCTGAGGAGAGGCCAAGTCAGCTTCAGTCTGTTAGTACTGATTCTGGACACTCATCTGTGCCACCTGGCCAGCTCGATGAACCGACTCGACAGGCCCCGCCTACTCAGCAAGAGAGGGAGGAGCTTGAGCGTCTGCTGGGTGGGATTGAAGGAGATGGAGGGAGGGATCGTGACCGAGAGACGGCCATTTTGGATGACTGTGATTCCTTGCCTCCTGAAAGGACTGGGTCACTGAGGTTAGGCCGTTCATGCTCATGTCGGGTGGGCTATAGATCCCAGCGTTGTGCTGAGCCTGGATGCGATGGACTCCACCACTTACCTAATGGATACTGCCTTGATCGTCCCACCAACACTAATGGACACACGGGGGCTCCTTCTCCAGGGATGCCATCTGTCATTGGGCTTTGCCAACACCACAGTGCCAATCCTCACCAAACCCTGCCACCACCAGATCTTCTTTGGGACCGTCAACAAAGTTCACAGCTCTACCTTCATCGCACTTGCACAGAGGGGCAATCACACCACCTGTGTCCATATCCATCCCAAGAGATCAGTCCACCTCCACATAGTCTGAATCCCCGACTGCTCTGTAGGGCGGACGAGTACATTCCATACCCCCACCATCACCACAGTCATCCACATCACCAAAAACCCAGCGGACCCTACCACGATGTCATGATGATAGATGGCCTAGTGACACCCAGCTGTCCCTGTCGAGACTGCTGTCTACGGCGAGAAGATTTCCGCACCCTCCATTTGGACAGAGAGGAGGGCATACACTGGGAAAGGGAGGCAGAGCTTCACCGGGATATTGGGTTAAGACGGGGCAGAGAGGCTGATATGCAAAGAGGGGCGGAGATATGGGACCAGGAGTCAGGGCTAAGAAGGGGCAGAGAAATGCCTCTGCAGTGGGACAGAGACCGAGAAGCAGAACTACAGTGGGAGAGAGAACAAGAGGCAGAATACTGGCACAGAAGGGCTACCGTATCCCCCTACGGGCCTCACGGTCATGAATTACCAGCATTTAATGTTGATCCACTTCCCGCAGGCCATCCTGCATATCCAGAACCCTCCCGGTCCCACTCTCATGCCCATCTGGATCTCAAGTACAGCAGCAGTTCCAGTGGATATCAAACACCACACCAGACCTGCCCCTGCTCCCCCTACCAGCCTTCTCCCTCAGAGAGTCGCGGCTATGCCTCGGATTACCAGTCTGAGTCCACGTCCCCTCTTCCCCCTCCCTCCGCCTCCTGCCCTGGCCCAGTGCACCATGGCAGCAGACCTATAGATAACCAAACAGACTCCCACCCTCAGCAGTACACCTCTGAAGCAACAGCTTGGCGTAGTCACATTACCCATGGTTCCCTACGGCGGACACATCAAGATCCACATGCCCCATGTTCAACACCCTCTGATATTTCAGGACCTCCAACACCAGTCCACACAAGCAGTCCTTTGCAATTCCAGGAAAG tCCTAGCCTGAGTGTCCATGAGTATGACTCAAGAGATGTTAACAGTGAAAGCAGCTCAGCCCACTCCCACAACAGGACGCATCCACTTGCCCTACAGTCAAACAGTACCAGTCCTGGGTCTCGGCAAGCGGTACTTTCTTCCAGTCAAGAGATTCCTGAGATACACCCCTTTCCTGCCACACCCACCACTGCCCAAAATCTCTCTGCCCCACTTACTACACATCCCGCCCAACAAAGCTCAGCAGAACACTGCGCCCCTTTAACACCTCCATCAGAATCCATCCAACCACAGACAAACAGCTCGCCAACTGATGCTACGGTGCCACCCACAGGGGTAATGGTACCACAATCAACTATTAAACCAGCACCCACAACCGACCTCTCTTCTCACATCCCATCCGAGTCCATCCCAGCTGACTTGCAGAGCAATGGAGTATCACCATCTCCTGAACCAGACACCACTTCTGCTTCTTCAGTCCCTGCTTCCCCTCAACCACCCACTGGTGAACATGAGAGCTCATCCTCCCCTGAACCCCCAGTGCCTGGATTTGCCACGCTGGGCAGGAAGCTGATGTTGGGCTCTGAAACCTCACTTCCTGCGGGACACAGTATGGATGGCAGCCCCAGCTCCACTCCCACCTTCCCTGTCTCTCCTGTCTGCTGcaccccatctcctccaccaggctcCTACTCGGGGTGCCCAACCACCTCCATCCCACAGCCTCCCCTCCCAGAGAAACGCCGCCCATCTGGCCTGCCAGGATCACCCAACGGGAGGTCTGGAatgctgagggggtccatgaGCCATCAGCCCTCTGGGCAACACCACGTTACCTTCTCCCCTTCAGTAGGAGAGCTGACCATGCCCGCTGGACAGGGTGAAGTCGTTGTGGAGGGTGAGATGGGCAGCCGTGTCAGTGTGAAATTTGTTCAGGACAGCTCTCGTTTTTGGTATAAACCTGGTATCTCTAGAGAGCAAG CTATTGCAGCACTGAAGGAAAGAGAGCCAGGGGCCTTCCTCATCCGAGACAGTAACTCTTTCCAGGGGGCCTACGGTCTGGCCCTGAAAGTTGCCAGCCCACCCCCCAACGTCAATAACCATAGCAGCAAAG CAGGAGGAGACCCTCTGGAACAGCTGGTTCGACACTTCCTGATTGAGACAGGGCCTCGAGGAGTGAAGATTAAGGGCTGTCAAAATGAGCCCTACTTTG GGAGTCTTTCAGCACTGGTGTATCAGCATTCCATTACACCAATCTCTCTGCCCTGTGACCTCCGCATCCCTGATAAAG ACCCAATCGGTGAAGTCGTGGAGGTTCAGCCTGTCAGTAACATGAGTACAGCTGCAGACCTTCTGAAACAGGGAGCAG CCTGCAATGTGCTGTACCTGAACTCAGTTGAGACCGAGTCTCTCACGGGACCCCAGGCTATCGCTAAGGCCACAGGGGCCACAATGTCACGCAGCCCTCGGCCCTCTGCGACAGTGGTTCACTTTAAGGTGTCTGCCCAGGGCATAACACTGACAGACAGTCAGCGCAG GGTGTTTTTCAGGAGACATTATCCAATCAGCAGCGTGACTTTCAGCAGTGTGGACCCACAAGACAGGAG GTGGACTAACTCAGACAGCACGACCTCTAA AGTGTTTGGTTTTGTTGCCAAGAAGCCCGGCAGTGTGGCGGAGAATGTGTGCCATCTCTTTGCAGAGCTGGATCCCGAACAGCCCGCGACCGCCATCATCAACTTCATTAACAAAGTAATGCTGGCTCCACAGAGACGCTAG
- the LOC113092495 gene encoding tensin-2-like isoform X4, translating into MSCCTRKERKMADIQRRVQAGKGEPHIFKEKTFKKKRQCGVCRQSVENLGSFCRVCKTATHKKCEAKISTACIPAQPSELRRGTSSSRHIQHLGSTKSLTHSKQRNTLPRSFSVDRVMDRVMERHYDFDLTYITERIICVFFPPLLEEQRYRLNLREVAAMLKSKHQDKFLLFNLSERRNDITRLNPKVHDFGWPDMHAPPLDKICAMCKVMENWLNSDPQHVVVLHCKGNKGKTGVIIAAYMHYSKISAGADQALSTLTMRKFCEDKVSSSLQPSQNRYIYYFGGLLSGAIKMNSSPLFLHHVLIPTIPNFQEDGGFFPFLKIYQSMQLVYTSGIYDVQGSGSRRLIVTIEPALLLKGDIMVKCYHRRVQSAERDSVFRLQFHTCTIHGAQLWFGKGELDEACSDDRFPSDATVEFVFSSGPEKIKGRASQRNDPAVSVDYNMNDPVVRWDSYENFNQRHQDSLEDIAHTHGPLDGSLYAQVKKRCAAGSTSLPYTNGSPARSSEERPSQLQSVSTDSGHSSVPPGQLDEPTRQAPPTQQEREELERLLGGIEGDGGRDRDRETAILDDCDSLPPERTGSLRLGRSCSCRVGYRSQRCAEPGCDGLHHLPNGYCLDRPTNTNGHTGAPSPGMPSVIGLCQHHSANPHQTLPPPDLLWDRQQSSQLYLHRTCTEGQSHHLCPYPSQEISPPPHSLNPRLLCRADEYIPYPHHHHSHPHHQKPSGPYHDVMMIDGLVTPSCPCRDCCLRREDFRTLHLDREEGIHWEREAELHRDIGLRRGREADMQRGAEIWDQESGLRRGREMPLQWDRDREAELQWEREQEAEYWHRRATVSPYGPHGHELPAFNVDPLPAGHPAYPEPSRSHSHAHLDLKYSSSSSGYQTPHQTCPCSPYQPSPSESRGYASDYQSESTSPLPPPSASCPGPVHHGSRPIDNQTDSHPQQYTSEATAWRSHITHGSLRRTHQDPHAPCSTPSDISGPPTPVHTSSPLQFQESPSLSVHEYDSRDVNSESSSAHSHNRTHPLALQSNSTSPGSRQAVLSSSQEIPEIHPFPATPTTAQNLSAPLTTHPAQQSSAEHCAPLTPPSESIQPQTNSSPTDATVPPTGVMVPQSTIKPAPTTDLSSHIPSESIPADLQSNGVSPSPEPDTTSASSVPASPQPPTGEHESSSSPEPPVPGFATLGRKLMLGSETSLPAGHSMDGSPSSTPTFPVSPVCCTPSPPPGSYSGCPTTSIPQPPLPEKRRPSGLPGSPNGRSGMLRGSMSHQPSGQHHVTFSPSVGELTMPAGQGEVVVEGEMGSRVSVKFVQDSSRFWYKPGISREQAIAALKEREPGAFLIRDSNSFQGAYGLALKVASPPPNVNNHSSKAGGDPLEQLVRHFLIETGPRGVKIKGCQNEPYFGSLSALVYQHSITPISLPCDLRIPDKDPIGEVVEVQPVSNMSTAADLLKQGAACNVLYLNSVETESLTGPQAIAKATGATMSRSPRPSATVVHFKVSAQGITLTDSQRRVFFRRHYPISSVTFSSVDPQDRRWTNSDSTTSKVFGFVAKKPGSVAENVCHLFAELDPEQPATAIINFINKVMLAPQRR; encoded by the exons TCTGCAAAACAGCTACTCATAAAAAATGTGAAGCCAAG ATCAGCACAGCCTGCATCCCAGCGCAGCCCTCCGAACTG CGAAGGGGAACGTCCTCCTCTAGACACATTCAGCATCTG GGCTCGACCAAGTCTCTGACCCACAGCAAACAGAGAAACACTCTCCCGAG gagctTCAGCGTGGATCGGGTGATGGACAGAGTGATGGAGAGACACTATGATTTCGATCTCACATACATCACAGAGAGGATCATCTGTGTCTTTTTCCCTCCTCTGCTGGAAGAGCAGCGGTACCGCCTGAACCTCAGGGAGGTGGCAGCCATGCTCAAGTCCAAACACCAGGACAAGTTTCTG TTATTCAATCTGTCTGAGCGAAGGAATGACATCACCCGCTTAAACCCAAAG GTTCATGACTTCGGCTGGCCAGATATGCACGCTCCTCCTTTGGATAAGATCTGTGCCATGTGCAAAGTCATGGAGAACTGGCTGAACTCTGACCCCCAGCATGTGGTCGTTCTGCACTGTAAG GGCAACAAAGGAAAGACGGGTGTTATCATTGCTGCCTACATGCATTACAGCAAGATATCAGCAGG GGCAGATCAGGCCCTCAGCACATTGACCATGAGGAAGTTTTGTGAAGATAAAGTGTCATCCTCTCTCCAACCCTCTCAGAACAG GTATATCTATTACTTCGGAGGCCTGCTCTCAGGGGCCATCAAAATGAACAGCAGCCCACTCTTCCTCCATCATGTCCTCATTCCTACCATCCCCAATTTCCAGGAAGACGGAG GTTTCTTCCCTTTCCTGAAGATCTATCAGTCCATGCAGCTTGTCTACACTTCTGGCATATA TGACGTGCAGGGCTCTGGGAGCAGACGGCTGATTGTTACTATTGAGCCTGCACTGCTGCTGAAAGGAGACATCATG GTTAAATGTTATCACAGACGGGTTCAGTCTGCTGAGAGGGACTCTGTGTTTCGACTGCAGTTTCATACGTGCACCATTCATGGTGCTCAGCTCTGGTTCGGCAAAGGGGAACTGGATGAAGCTTGTTCAG ATGACAGATTTCCCTCAGATGCCACAGTGGAGTTTGTGTTTTCATCTGGGCCTGAGAAAATCAAAG GGAGGGCGAGCCAGAGGAATGATCCAGCTGTCAGCGTTGACTATAACATGAATGATCCTGTGGTGCGCTGGGATTCTTATGAGAACTTCAATCAGAGACATCAGGACAGCCTAGAGG ATATCGCACACACACATGGGCCTCTAGATGGCAGCCTGTATGCACAAGTAAAAAAGCGTTGTGCTGCAGGCTCCACCTCCCTGCCTTACACCAATGGAAGCCCTGCAAGGAGTTCTGAGGAGAGGCCAAGTCAGCTTCAGTCTGTTAGTACTGATTCTGGACACTCATCTGTGCCACCTGGCCAGCTCGATGAACCGACTCGACAGGCCCCGCCTACTCAGCAAGAGAGGGAGGAGCTTGAGCGTCTGCTGGGTGGGATTGAAGGAGATGGAGGGAGGGATCGTGACCGAGAGACGGCCATTTTGGATGACTGTGATTCCTTGCCTCCTGAAAGGACTGGGTCACTGAGGTTAGGCCGTTCATGCTCATGTCGGGTGGGCTATAGATCCCAGCGTTGTGCTGAGCCTGGATGCGATGGACTCCACCACTTACCTAATGGATACTGCCTTGATCGTCCCACCAACACTAATGGACACACGGGGGCTCCTTCTCCAGGGATGCCATCTGTCATTGGGCTTTGCCAACACCACAGTGCCAATCCTCACCAAACCCTGCCACCACCAGATCTTCTTTGGGACCGTCAACAAAGTTCACAGCTCTACCTTCATCGCACTTGCACAGAGGGGCAATCACACCACCTGTGTCCATATCCATCCCAAGAGATCAGTCCACCTCCACATAGTCTGAATCCCCGACTGCTCTGTAGGGCGGACGAGTACATTCCATACCCCCACCATCACCACAGTCATCCACATCACCAAAAACCCAGCGGACCCTACCACGATGTCATGATGATAGATGGCCTAGTGACACCCAGCTGTCCCTGTCGAGACTGCTGTCTACGGCGAGAAGATTTCCGCACCCTCCATTTGGACAGAGAGGAGGGCATACACTGGGAAAGGGAGGCAGAGCTTCACCGGGATATTGGGTTAAGACGGGGCAGAGAGGCTGATATGCAAAGAGGGGCGGAGATATGGGACCAGGAGTCAGGGCTAAGAAGGGGCAGAGAAATGCCTCTGCAGTGGGACAGAGACCGAGAAGCAGAACTACAGTGGGAGAGAGAACAAGAGGCAGAATACTGGCACAGAAGGGCTACCGTATCCCCCTACGGGCCTCACGGTCATGAATTACCAGCATTTAATGTTGATCCACTTCCCGCAGGCCATCCTGCATATCCAGAACCCTCCCGGTCCCACTCTCATGCCCATCTGGATCTCAAGTACAGCAGCAGTTCCAGTGGATATCAAACACCACACCAGACCTGCCCCTGCTCCCCCTACCAGCCTTCTCCCTCAGAGAGTCGCGGCTATGCCTCGGATTACCAGTCTGAGTCCACGTCCCCTCTTCCCCCTCCCTCCGCCTCCTGCCCTGGCCCAGTGCACCATGGCAGCAGACCTATAGATAACCAAACAGACTCCCACCCTCAGCAGTACACCTCTGAAGCAACAGCTTGGCGTAGTCACATTACCCATGGTTCCCTACGGCGGACACATCAAGATCCACATGCCCCATGTTCAACACCCTCTGATATTTCAGGACCTCCAACACCAGTCCACACAAGCAGTCCTTTGCAATTCCAGGAAAG tCCTAGCCTGAGTGTCCATGAGTATGACTCAAGAGATGTTAACAGTGAAAGCAGCTCAGCCCACTCCCACAACAGGACGCATCCACTTGCCCTACAGTCAAACAGTACCAGTCCTGGGTCTCGGCAAGCGGTACTTTCTTCCAGTCAAGAGATTCCTGAGATACACCCCTTTCCTGCCACACCCACCACTGCCCAAAATCTCTCTGCCCCACTTACTACACATCCCGCCCAACAAAGCTCAGCAGAACACTGCGCCCCTTTAACACCTCCATCAGAATCCATCCAACCACAGACAAACAGCTCGCCAACTGATGCTACGGTGCCACCCACAGGGGTAATGGTACCACAATCAACTATTAAACCAGCACCCACAACCGACCTCTCTTCTCACATCCCATCCGAGTCCATCCCAGCTGACTTGCAGAGCAATGGAGTATCACCATCTCCTGAACCAGACACCACTTCTGCTTCTTCAGTCCCTGCTTCCCCTCAACCACCCACTGGTGAACATGAGAGCTCATCCTCCCCTGAACCCCCAGTGCCTGGATTTGCCACGCTGGGCAGGAAGCTGATGTTGGGCTCTGAAACCTCACTTCCTGCGGGACACAGTATGGATGGCAGCCCCAGCTCCACTCCCACCTTCCCTGTCTCTCCTGTCTGCTGcaccccatctcctccaccaggctcCTACTCGGGGTGCCCAACCACCTCCATCCCACAGCCTCCCCTCCCAGAGAAACGCCGCCCATCTGGCCTGCCAGGATCACCCAACGGGAGGTCTGGAatgctgagggggtccatgaGCCATCAGCCCTCTGGGCAACACCACGTTACCTTCTCCCCTTCAGTAGGAGAGCTGACCATGCCCGCTGGACAGGGTGAAGTCGTTGTGGAGGGTGAGATGGGCAGCCGTGTCAGTGTGAAATTTGTTCAGGACAGCTCTCGTTTTTGGTATAAACCTGGTATCTCTAGAGAGCAAG CTATTGCAGCACTGAAGGAAAGAGAGCCAGGGGCCTTCCTCATCCGAGACAGTAACTCTTTCCAGGGGGCCTACGGTCTGGCCCTGAAAGTTGCCAGCCCACCCCCCAACGTCAATAACCATAGCAGCAAAG CAGGAGGAGACCCTCTGGAACAGCTGGTTCGACACTTCCTGATTGAGACAGGGCCTCGAGGAGTGAAGATTAAGGGCTGTCAAAATGAGCCCTACTTTG GGAGTCTTTCAGCACTGGTGTATCAGCATTCCATTACACCAATCTCTCTGCCCTGTGACCTCCGCATCCCTGATAAAG ACCCAATCGGTGAAGTCGTGGAGGTTCAGCCTGTCAGTAACATGAGTACAGCTGCAGACCTTCTGAAACAGGGAGCAG CCTGCAATGTGCTGTACCTGAACTCAGTTGAGACCGAGTCTCTCACGGGACCCCAGGCTATCGCTAAGGCCACAGGGGCCACAATGTCACGCAGCCCTCGGCCCTCTGCGACAGTGGTTCACTTTAAGGTGTCTGCCCAGGGCATAACACTGACAGACAGTCAGCGCAG GGTGTTTTTCAGGAGACATTATCCAATCAGCAGCGTGACTTTCAGCAGTGTGGACCCACAAGACAGGAG GTGGACTAACTCAGACAGCACGACCTCTAA AGTGTTTGGTTTTGTTGCCAAGAAGCCCGGCAGTGTGGCGGAGAATGTGTGCCATCTCTTTGCAGAGCTGGATCCCGAACAGCCCGCGACCGCCATCATCAACTTCATTAACAAAGTAATGCTGGCTCCACAGAGACGCTAG